One Anthonomus grandis grandis chromosome 14, icAntGran1.3, whole genome shotgun sequence DNA window includes the following coding sequences:
- the LOC126744474 gene encoding caprin homolog, translating into MPSAANVKIDKQISSSENALADNGNTATTPIRQAVTIIEHKIRNLEKRKSKLESYRDLQNAGKELNSDQKTALAKINEVIMTLDFARDLYKQFLGIASSSEKDAKKQAKREAALKSQAELARLREILLVQDALNQMGNEIVRNDFLNGRNGAAQLTEADLKLLDDLYPAVTPKHESGNPTAFTNEVQAAAEHLLAVVDGKAKDVFGGTYSQIKEILGKIHESGYFDQSPVEAIVEEETVEVVTDTVAVAALEPELPVQVCNDGALAGQIETITIEATNHPTIHGGGQRIPPVLPVEQPPVPIVPAAGVPLQAPPQGVPPTVVPAPLVMDPTATIPPPHQPPPPPQEIFYQPQPPHQPPRPITEMLGTGNFFFLQESEIDTPEQIPTQTFTNQTFVGQPPPPPIPMPPHHYQGPPQISPNNLSPQMQNHQVPLAAVPVVQPVPASMQPVINEDVSLVKPIPPPQSEEMDKHSMNRASQNRGPVPASNHQPQSFYNNGYTNRPSRPSAQQHSRNNGVPQNHQGRPQPNRH; encoded by the exons tctAAATTAGAGTCTTATCGGGACTTACAAAATGCTGGAAAAGAACTGAATTCGGATCAAAAGACTGCTTTGGCTAAGATTAATGAAGTGATTATGACTTTGGATTTTGCGAGAGATTTATACAAACAGTTCCtag GCATAGCTTCCTCATCAGAAAAAGATGCAAAAAAGCAAGCAAAAAGAGAAGCTGCATTAAAAAGTCAAGCTGAACTTGCTAGGCTAAGGGAAATTCTATTGGTACAAGACGCATTAAATCAAATGGGTAATGAGATTGTTAGGAATGATTTTTTGAATGGTCGAAACGGTGCTGCACAATTGACTGAAGCTGATCTTAA aCTATTAGATGATTTATATCCCGCTGTGACCCCGAAACACGAATCAGGCAATCCTACTGCATTTACAAATGAAGTCCAAGCCGCTGCCGAGCACTTACTGGCTGTTGTAGATGGAAAAGCGAAAGATGTGTTTGGAGGAACCTACAGTcaaataaaggaaattttaggaaaaattcatGAAAGCGGATACTTTGATCAGTCACCAGTG GAAGCTATCGTTGAAGAAGAAACAGTCGAAGTAGTGACCGATACAGTAGCGGTAGCCGCCTTAGAACCGGAACTTCCAGTACAAGTTTGCAACGATGGAGCCCTTGCCG gacAAATCGAAACAATCACGATTGAAGCAACCAACCATCCCACTATTCACGGAGGCGGACAGAGAATTCCGCCGGTGTTACCGGTGGAACAACCGCCGGTGCCCATTGTACCTGCTGCCGGTGTTCCTCTACAAGCGCCCCCTCAAGGGGTGCCGCCCACCGTTGTTCCGGCACCTCTCGTCATGGATCCCACAGCAACCATTCCGCCCCCACATCAACCCCCGCCGCCTCCTCAGGAAATTTTCTATCAGCCCCAGCCGCCGCATCAGCCCCCCAGACCGATCACCGAGATGTTGGGCACAGGAAACTTCTTCTTTTTACAG GAATCAGAGATAGACACCCCGGAACAAATCCCCACGCAAACCTTCACGAATCAAACGTTCGTTGGCCAACCACCGCCACCGCCGATTCCCATGCCACCTCATCACTACCAAGGACCGCCGCAAATCTCCCCAAATAATTTATCTCCCCAGATGCAGAACCACCAGGTACCACTAGCGGCCGTTCCGGTTGTACAACCGGTGCCTGCCTCCATGCAACCCGTGATCAACGAAGATGTCTCTCTCGTAAAACCGATCCCGCCGCCGCAGTCTGAAGAGATGGACAAGCATTCTATGAATAGAGCTAGCCAGAATAGAG GTCCTGTGCCAGCGAGCAACCACCAACCGCAATCATTCTACAACAACGGCTATACCAACAGACCAAGCAGACCATCCGCTCAACAACACTCTAGGAATAACGGGGTTCCCCAAAACCATCAGGGACGGCCCCAACCTAATAGGCATTAA